In the Rubrivivax gelatinosus IL144 genome, GGCAGGCGCACGAGCTCGGACACCATCTTCAGCTCCGCCTGGCGCGGGTGAAGAGCTGCTCGAGCTCGGTGCGCGCTGCCAGGCGCAGCGCGTCGGACGCGGCCGACGGGTACTGCGCCGGCGCGAACGGCGCCCGCAGGCGCACCACCCACAGCCCCGGCGGCAGCTCGCCGGCATGGCGGGCCATCGCGGCGCGGATCTGGCGCTTCAGCAGGGCGCGCGTGACCGAGCGGCGTGCGTGCCGCTTCGGCACGACGCTGCCCAGCCAGCAGGCTTCGGGGGCTGCCGGATGCGAGTCATCCACAGGCTGTGCACCAAGCTGTGCGCCATCTGTGGATAACTTTTCTTCGCCGAGGTGCAGCCGCTGCCAGCGGGACGCAGAAGGCCCGCCGTTCACGTGGTGAACGGCGAAGTGAGTGCTTCGCGAACGGCTGGGCGTCGCGAGCACTCGCTCGAAGTCGGCCTTCTGCACCATCGTCTGCACGACGGGTTGCACGAGAGGGCGGACCGGAGGC is a window encoding:
- a CDS encoding ribonuclease P protein component — protein: MVQKADFERVLATPSRSRSTHFAVHHVNGGPSASRWQRLHLGEEKLSTDGAQLGAQPVDDSHPAAPEACWLGSVVPKRHARRSVTRALLKRQIRAAMARHAGELPPGLWVVRLRAPFAPAQYPSAASDALRLAARTELEQLFTRARRS